One segment of Gammaproteobacteria bacterium DNA contains the following:
- a CDS encoding homoserine O-succinyltransferase, which produces MPLVANSSLPTFDRLRAEGETVLDSARAQKQDIREIHIGLLNMMPDAALEATERQFYRLVNESNQIAQFHMHPFSLPQLVRGEKAIEHINRHYETFESIRQEGLDALIITGANVTHPNLADEDFWQPLIEVIEWGYNNVASILCSCLATHAVMEFRYRQKRTRLAHKCWGVFSHVVVDRHHPLVNGINTRFDVPHSRFNEISRRQFDESGLRVLVESKEIGVHLAVSEDLFRIVFFQGHPEYDINSLLKEYKREVLRFIGQQRDDYPPFPDNYFSLQVQAILNEYRQKVLTAIAKQLSLPEFPEKLIRGLLHNTWHDSGEAVINNWIGRVYQTTNNDRKKHFMDGVDPNDPLGIR; this is translated from the coding sequence ATGCCATTAGTCGCCAACTCATCATTGCCCACCTTTGATCGCCTTCGCGCCGAAGGCGAAACGGTGCTGGACTCAGCCCGTGCCCAGAAGCAGGATATCCGGGAAATTCATATTGGCCTGTTAAATATGATGCCCGATGCCGCGCTTGAGGCAACCGAGCGTCAGTTTTATCGCCTGGTGAATGAAAGCAACCAGATTGCACAGTTTCATATGCACCCCTTTAGTCTGCCGCAACTGGTGCGGGGCGAAAAGGCGATCGAACACATCAACAGACATTATGAAACCTTCGAGTCGATTCGGCAGGAGGGTCTTGATGCGCTGATTATTACCGGCGCCAATGTCACCCACCCCAATCTGGCCGATGAGGATTTCTGGCAGCCACTGATTGAGGTCATTGAATGGGGCTATAACAACGTCGCATCCATTTTATGTTCGTGTCTGGCGACGCATGCGGTCATGGAATTCCGCTACCGGCAAAAACGCACGCGACTGGCGCATAAGTGCTGGGGGGTGTTTTCCCATGTGGTTGTGGACCGCCATCATCCGCTGGTCAATGGGATCAATACCCGGTTCGATGTCCCCCATTCACGCTTTAATGAAATCTCACGCCGCCAGTTTGATGAGTCAGGCTTGCGCGTGCTGGTCGAGAGCAAGGAGATCGGCGTGCACCTGGCGGTAAGTGAAGACCTTTTCCGGATTGTCTTTTTTCAGGGCCATCCGGAATACGACATCAATAGTCTGTTGAAGGAATATAAACGCGAGGTACTGCGTTTTATCGGCCAGCAGCGGGATGATTACCCGCCTTTTCCCGACAATTATTTTTCGCTGCAGGTACAGGCCATCCTCAATGAGTACCGGCAGAAAGTCCTGACGGCAATCGCCAAGCAGCTCAGCCTGCCGGAGTTCCCGGAGAAGCTGATCCGTGGCCTATTGCATAACACCTGGCACGACTCCGGCGAGGCGGTTATCAACAACTGGATCGGTCGCGTTTATCAAACCACCAACAATGACCGCAAGAAACACTTCATGGACGGTGTCGACCCCAACGACCCGCTCGGTATACGTTAA